The window GGTGATGTGCCCGCTGGGCTGGCCTCGCCCATCACCGAGCACACTTGCCGCATGCGCGGCACCGACCACAGCCCGCCGCGCTGCGCGGCGCTCTACGGCAAGACCGGTGAAAAGGCCATTTGCGGCATCTACGAATGGCGGCCCTCCCCCTGCCGCGAATTTGAAGAAGGCAGCCCCGCCTGCGAACAAGCCCGCCGCCGTCACGGCTTGCCTCCACTGAACCCCTGAAGTCTTTTTCTCGTTTGTTGGAAATAACCGACACCACGGTTTTTTGGGCGGTGCTACCTTCACTCACCATGAATAAACTTTGGGACAAACTCTGGGACATTTCCCCTCCTGTGGGCGCACAAAGCCCGGTCTTTCCGGGCGACACGCCCTACAGTCAG is drawn from Limnohabitans sp. 63ED37-2 and contains these coding sequences:
- a CDS encoding YkgJ family cysteine cluster protein; the encoded protein is MSHCTTCGACCVSFRVDFSVYEYEEGGGDVPAGLASPITEHTCRMRGTDHSPPRCAALYGKTGEKAICGIYEWRPSPCREFEEGSPACEQARRRHGLPPLNP